The following proteins are encoded in a genomic region of Lachnospiraceae bacterium KM106-2:
- a CDS encoding NLP/P60 family protein has protein sequence MAKWKLIRTTICFAIPLVAMSSTNVKASTIENNNTSMISIIQQETYSEIGSAIDDYLNGIPTNVMNEEDTYKYKDLAISTADTYVNIRKSADDNSEILGKLYTGGAATILEDQGEWVKVTSGNVTGYIHSDYLAIGRDAEALFDKYATKIATITTQTLKVREKKELDSSCLTLVAEGTPYTVLGENEDWVKIQTDAGKGYVSKEYVTISYDFDYAVSIEEEQERIRQEQEAEQTSNQETTSSNRTSTSARSNKTSSRKQTTKRTTSTVKTASSVSGSTTGARLVSYAKQFVGNPYVWGGTSLTNGTDCSGFTQAVFRQFGYSIPRTSRLQASVGRAVSTSDLQAGDLLFYAKGGTINHVAIYIGGGKIVHASNPKTGITISNYNYRSVYKAKRVLR, from the coding sequence ATGGCAAAGTGGAAATTAATCAGAACGACAATTTGTTTCGCCATTCCGTTGGTAGCAATGTCTAGTACAAATGTGAAAGCCTCAACAATTGAGAACAACAATACATCAATGATAAGCATTATTCAACAGGAGACATATAGTGAAATTGGTTCCGCAATCGATGATTATTTAAATGGAATCCCAACTAATGTAATGAATGAAGAAGACACATATAAATATAAAGATTTAGCCATTTCAACGGCTGATACTTATGTAAATATCCGTAAATCTGCGGATGATAACAGCGAAATTCTTGGAAAGTTATATACAGGTGGTGCAGCAACAATCCTTGAAGATCAAGGTGAATGGGTTAAAGTTACTTCTGGAAATGTAACTGGATACATTCATAGTGATTATTTAGCGATCGGAAGAGATGCAGAAGCATTATTCGATAAATATGCAACAAAAATTGCTACGATCACAACTCAGACTTTAAAAGTTCGTGAGAAGAAAGAATTGGATTCTAGTTGTCTTACATTAGTTGCAGAAGGAACTCCTTATACCGTATTAGGGGAAAATGAAGACTGGGTTAAGATTCAGACGGATGCTGGAAAAGGCTATGTTTCAAAAGAATATGTAACAATTTCTTATGATTTTGACTATGCAGTAAGTATAGAAGAAGAACAAGAAAGAATTCGTCAGGAACAAGAAGCAGAGCAAACTAGCAATCAAGAGACTACATCTTCTAATCGTACAAGTACAAGCGCAAGATCGAACAAGACAAGTTCTAGGAAACAAACAACAAAAAGAACAACTAGTACTGTGAAAACAGCTTCTTCGGTAAGTGGTTCTACAACTGGTGCTAGATTAGTTAGCTACGCAAAACAGTTTGTTGGAAATCCTTATGTTTGGGGTGGAACTAGCTTAACAAATGGTACAGATTGTTCTGGATTTACGCAAGCGGTATTTAGACAATTTGGTTACAGCATTCCTCGTACAAGCCGTCTTCAAGCTTCTGTTGGACGAGCGGTAAGTACAAGCGATTTACAAGCTGGTGATCTATTATTCTATGCAAAAGGTGGAACGATCAACCACGTTGCAATCTACATTGGCGGTGGCAAGATCGTACATGCAAGTAATCCAAAGACAGGTATTACAATTTCAAACTATAACTATCGTTCTGTATATAAAGCAAAACGTGTGTTAAGATAA
- a CDS encoding glutamine transport ATP-binding protein GlnQ, producing the protein MGESVAIKVRNLKKKFGRLEVLKDISLQVRQGEIISIIGSSGSGKSTLLRCLTRLEEIDDGEITIGELPMVKEEDGKVIYSEKEILSKIRQKTGLVFQNFHLFPHYTVLRNITEAPIHVLGKEKEEAKRDAMELLRQLGLEEKAESYPYELSGGQSQRVSIARALALQPEILFFDEPTSALDPELTGEVLKVIRSLTSLNITMVIVTHEMGLAKEISDRIIFMDRGVIVEDGTPSEVFASQNERTKDFLGKFLD; encoded by the coding sequence ATGGGAGAGTCAGTTGCAATTAAAGTAAGAAATTTAAAAAAGAAATTTGGACGATTAGAAGTCTTAAAGGATATATCATTACAAGTAAGACAGGGAGAAATCATCTCGATTATCGGATCAAGTGGTTCTGGTAAATCAACTTTGCTACGATGTCTCACAAGATTAGAAGAAATCGATGATGGAGAGATTACCATAGGAGAACTTCCTATGGTAAAGGAAGAGGACGGAAAGGTGATCTACTCAGAGAAAGAGATCTTAAGTAAGATCAGACAAAAGACGGGATTGGTATTTCAAAACTTTCACTTATTTCCTCATTATACGGTACTGCGCAATATTACCGAAGCGCCGATCCATGTATTGGGAAAGGAAAAGGAAGAAGCCAAGAGAGACGCAATGGAATTACTCCGTCAACTTGGTTTAGAAGAAAAAGCAGAATCCTATCCTTATGAACTTTCAGGAGGACAGTCTCAAAGAGTATCAATTGCGAGAGCATTAGCATTACAACCGGAAATCTTGTTTTTTGATGAACCAACATCGGCATTAGATCCAGAACTTACGGGTGAAGTATTAAAAGTGATCCGTTCTCTAACGAGTTTAAATATTACAATGGTGATCGTAACACATGAAATGGGATTAGCGAAAGAAATTTCAGATCGGATCATTTTTATGGATCGGGGAGTTATTGTAGAAGATGGAACTCCATCAGAAGTATTTGCATCTCAAAATGAAAGAACAAAAGACTTTCTTGGTAAGTTTTTAGATTAG